A region of Prochlorococcus marinus subsp. pastoris str. CCMP1986 DNA encodes the following proteins:
- a CDS encoding GIY-YIG nuclease family protein, producing the protein MAGYVYLIRVGDLYRIGKADNLDKKIRKLKPDELLTSIMTKEPETLEARLLRKYKSQRIPETGYLKLTKRQISECKKQFDLKGNLPHTLDAEVSITLFASFLLFGTNFLILNYFNVGFLRNISYSFGFASIPMIILFLTGSFGGYFSDDLSLFSLLTNRIKGLFIAIAMITMAFLMFRLN; encoded by the coding sequence ATGGCGGGATATGTTTACCTCATAAGAGTTGGAGATCTTTATCGTATTGGTAAGGCAGATAATCTTGATAAGAAAATTAGAAAACTCAAGCCAGATGAATTACTTACTTCCATCATGACTAAAGAACCTGAAACACTTGAAGCAAGGTTATTGAGAAAATATAAATCCCAAAGAATTCCTGAAACGGGATATTTGAAGCTCACTAAAAGACAAATATCTGAATGTAAAAAACAATTTGACTTAAAAGGAAATTTACCGCATACACTTGATGCTGAGGTCTCCATAACTTTATTTGCATCTTTTTTATTATTTGGAACAAATTTTTTAATTCTTAATTACTTTAATGTTGGATTTTTAAGAAATATTTCCTATTCATTCGGTTTTGCCTCGATACCTATGATAATTTTGTTTCTAACAGGTAGTTTTGGAGGATATTTCTCTGATGATTTATCTCTATTTTCGTTATTAACAAATCGAATAAAAGGTTTATTTATAGCTATTGCGATGATAACAATGGCTTTTTTAATGTTCAGACTAAATTAA
- a CDS encoding SDR family NAD(P)-dependent oxidoreductase — translation MRTILISGANSGIGLNIAHKELKAGNRISIGLRDLESVKGSVIDPNNWTNEKILLNKYDALDKFSAKKWVENTVSKFGGFDTLINCSGVLSKVPFLYKDGDEEEILNTFNINFLAIWHLCRISWKHLSQSNNGRIIVLVSMSGKRSKGDLAAYSSSKFALMSLCQTMKNKGWEENIRVTAICPSWVNTKMAEKISSIEKSKMTQPGDIAEICSTILKLPMQSVPFEIALNCNYEI, via the coding sequence ATGAGAACTATTTTGATAAGTGGTGCCAATAGCGGAATTGGACTAAATATTGCACATAAAGAACTAAAAGCAGGAAATAGAATTAGTATTGGGCTAAGAGATTTAGAGTCTGTTAAAGGAAGCGTTATTGATCCTAATAATTGGACTAATGAAAAAATACTCCTAAATAAATATGATGCATTAGATAAATTTTCCGCCAAAAAGTGGGTAGAAAATACAGTTAGTAAATTTGGAGGTTTTGATACTTTAATAAACTGTTCTGGAGTCCTTTCAAAAGTTCCTTTTTTATATAAAGATGGGGATGAAGAAGAGATTTTAAATACTTTTAATATAAATTTTTTAGCCATATGGCATTTATGCAGAATTTCCTGGAAGCACTTAAGTCAATCAAATAATGGAAGAATTATCGTTTTAGTTTCAATGAGCGGCAAAAGGTCCAAGGGAGATTTAGCAGCATATTCCTCATCAAAATTTGCTTTAATGAGCCTTTGTCAAACGATGAAGAACAAAGGTTGGGAAGAAAATATTAGAGTTACTGCTATTTGTCCTAGTTGGGTTAATACAAAAATGGCTGAGAAAATATCATCCATAGAAAAGTCAAAAATGACTCAACCAGGGGATATAGCTGAAATATGTTCTACAATACTAAAATTACCAATGCAGTCAGTTCCATTTGAAATAGCATTAAATTGTAATTATGAAATTTAA
- the arsS gene encoding arsenosugar biosynthesis radical SAM (seleno)protein ArsS (Some members of this family are selenoproteins.), which yields MIDSFPLIKKEHIETLQINIGLKCNQACKHCHVNSSPLRSEKMSYEIISLIPKVIEKYKIKTLDITGGAPEMHPEFRNLITTLSDKNIDIIDRCNLTIFFEDGFEDLPQFLAKNNVIVTASLPCYEKDNVELQRGYGVFDKSINALKILNDLGYGKQKDGLQLNLVYNPVNPILPPSQVILKEDYKRILFEKYNISFNNLYTITNMPINRYADSLNSENKLDSYYKLLKENFNKNNLEKLMCKKTISVNWQGQIYDCDFNQQINLKGNKGPKTLSDLMSKSFKFDYGVAVKEHCFACTAGAGSSCGGTLT from the coding sequence ATGATAGATAGTTTTCCCTTAATAAAGAAAGAACATATTGAAACACTCCAGATAAATATTGGCCTTAAATGTAATCAGGCTTGTAAACATTGCCATGTAAATTCAAGTCCATTACGTAGCGAAAAGATGTCTTATGAAATAATTTCACTCATTCCAAAAGTAATAGAAAAATATAAAATTAAAACTTTAGATATTACCGGGGGGGCTCCGGAAATGCATCCTGAATTTAGAAATTTAATTACTACTTTAAGTGATAAAAATATTGATATTATTGATAGATGTAATTTAACAATTTTCTTTGAAGATGGATTCGAAGACTTACCCCAGTTTCTTGCTAAGAATAACGTAATAGTAACAGCATCACTCCCGTGCTATGAAAAGGATAATGTAGAATTACAAAGGGGTTATGGAGTCTTTGATAAAAGTATTAATGCTTTAAAAATACTTAATGACTTAGGATATGGGAAACAAAAAGATGGACTTCAATTAAATCTAGTTTATAATCCCGTAAATCCTATCCTTCCTCCATCACAAGTAATCCTAAAAGAAGACTATAAAAGAATACTTTTTGAAAAGTACAATATTTCATTTAATAATCTTTATACAATAACCAATATGCCAATTAATAGATACGCAGACTCTCTTAATAGCGAAAACAAACTTGATTCATATTACAAATTACTTAAAGAAAATTTTAATAAAAATAATTTAGAAAAACTTATGTGTAAAAAAACGATAAGTGTTAATTGGCAAGGGCAAATCTATGATTGTGACTTTAATCAGCAAATAAATTTAAAAGGAAATAAAGGACCAAAGACACTTTCTGATTTAATGAGCAAATCATTTAAATTTGATTATGGAGTAGCTGTTAAGGAACATTGCTTTGCTTGCACAGCAGGGGCTGGATCAAGCTGTGGAGGAACTTTAACTTAG
- a CDS encoding SDR family NAD(P)-dependent oxidoreductase: MIKDKNILITGGNSGIGFFTTINLLKTQNNLYIPIRSISRKEEFLLKLIKYFDKKYIEKHLNLIDNIDLSDLENIYKVRDFLIRKNVSLDVVILNAGLQYTGSFYPKVSKQGIELTFAVNHLAHFYLVNILIELINSKKESRIIITSSDVHDPKSSGGNVGEKAGLNNLINFKEEISGKYTNFNSDKAYKNSKLCNVLFAKELSKRLQIKSSKITVISWAPGLVIPNEDLGFFRYSTKFNFFGYIVFSIIAKNILGISENVENAGKLLSDIVFDNDFNNIKYLHLSNKLVFYKKHKLLKSEVSEEASKKELASRLWSFSEELCRSFGFVSFNI; the protein is encoded by the coding sequence ATGATAAAAGATAAAAATATCTTAATAACAGGAGGTAACTCCGGGATTGGTTTTTTTACAACAATTAATTTGTTGAAAACTCAAAATAATCTATATATTCCAATTAGATCAATATCAAGAAAAGAAGAATTTTTATTAAAACTAATAAAGTATTTTGATAAAAAATATATAGAAAAACATTTAAATCTAATTGATAATATTGATTTATCTGATTTGGAAAATATTTATAAAGTAAGAGATTTTTTAATCAGAAAAAATGTTTCTTTAGATGTAGTTATTTTAAATGCAGGCTTACAATATACTGGATCTTTTTATCCTAAAGTCTCAAAACAGGGAATTGAATTAACTTTCGCTGTTAATCATCTCGCACATTTCTATTTGGTTAATATTCTTATAGAATTAATAAATAGTAAAAAAGAATCTAGGATAATTATTACATCATCAGATGTTCATGATCCAAAGAGTTCAGGAGGAAATGTTGGAGAGAAAGCAGGTTTAAATAATTTAATAAACTTTAAAGAGGAAATTTCAGGAAAATATACAAATTTTAATTCTGATAAGGCTTATAAAAATAGTAAATTATGTAATGTTTTATTTGCTAAGGAACTTTCAAAAAGATTACAAATTAAATCTAGTAAAATAACTGTTATTTCTTGGGCTCCTGGTCTTGTAATTCCTAATGAAGATTTGGGTTTTTTCAGATATAGTACCAAATTTAATTTCTTTGGATATATTGTTTTTTCAATTATTGCAAAAAATATTTTAGGTATTTCTGAAAATGTAGAAAATGCAGGGAAGTTGCTTTCTGATATCGTTTTTGATAATGATTTCAATAATATTAAGTACTTACATTTAAGCAATAAGCTTGTCTTTTATAAAAAACATAAATTACTTAAAAGTGAAGTAAGTGAGGAAGCTAGTAAAAAAGAACTTGCTTCAAGACTTTGGAGTTTTAGTGAGGAATTATGCCGATCATTTGGATTCGTTTCTTTCAATATTTAA
- a CDS encoding hydrolase, whose translation MTHSSKSELPIKNALLLVDVQEKIISRITNKDSIIKNIQKLLSAYQILDENIFVSEQNPLKLGKTIPKLLPKVGFTNIQKMDFSLATSKVLFEELHDKKISNLIICGFETHICIQQSVLEFLKKGYEVLIISDAMGSRNNSDHEIALQRMLHKGAIITTTESIIFEICKTSDRKEFKEISNIIKS comes from the coding sequence ATGACTCATTCTTCTAAAAGCGAATTACCAATCAAAAACGCTTTACTATTAGTAGATGTTCAGGAAAAGATTATATCCCGAATTACTAACAAAGATTCAATAATCAAAAATATTCAAAAGCTATTAAGCGCTTACCAAATCCTGGATGAGAACATATTTGTCTCAGAACAAAACCCTCTAAAACTGGGCAAAACAATCCCAAAGTTATTACCCAAAGTAGGTTTTACTAATATTCAAAAAATGGATTTTAGCTTAGCTACTAGTAAAGTTCTTTTTGAGGAACTTCATGATAAAAAGATTAGTAATTTGATAATTTGCGGATTTGAAACACACATTTGTATTCAACAAAGTGTCCTAGAATTTTTAAAAAAGGGATATGAAGTACTAATCATATCTGACGCAATGGGAAGCAGAAATAATTCAGATCACGAAATAGCACTACAAAGAATGCTTCATAAAGGAGCAATTATTACTACAACCGAATCAATAATTTTCGAAATTTGTAAAACCTCAGATAGAAAAGAATTCAAAGAAATTAGTAATATCATCAAAAGTTAA
- a CDS encoding homoserine O-succinyltransferase, translated as MALIIPSNYHKISDVEKNHISWIEPDLAERQDIRPLRIGILNIMPLGKQYEFNLLHPLGLSPLQIEPVWIKLKTHSYKTWDLNHLNNLYTTWEEANDPEPLDGVIITGAPVEHLAFEEVKYWDEFVNITNEARNSCASTLGLCWAGFALAYLAGVNKTVFDKKLFGVFPLKSLAPGHPLMGTQDDEFICPQSRFAGLPDLEMEEAQKEGKLNLLAYGKDVGYTIFETKDQKQLMHLGHPEYTVHRIISEINRDKEKGDVPPPENFDINSSNTSWRSHRNLLFQQWLWFCYQQVSLS; from the coding sequence TTGGCTTTAATAATACCTAGTAATTATCACAAGATTAGTGATGTAGAGAAAAATCATATTTCTTGGATTGAACCCGATTTGGCTGAAAGACAGGATATACGACCATTAAGGATTGGTATTTTAAATATCATGCCTCTTGGTAAGCAATATGAATTTAATTTATTACATCCTCTTGGTTTATCCCCTCTTCAAATTGAGCCTGTTTGGATAAAGTTAAAAACTCATTCATATAAAACATGGGATCTTAACCATTTAAATAATCTTTATACAACATGGGAGGAGGCAAATGATCCAGAACCATTAGATGGAGTAATTATTACCGGAGCACCTGTTGAGCATTTAGCTTTTGAAGAAGTTAAATATTGGGATGAATTCGTAAATATTACTAATGAAGCAAGAAATTCTTGTGCAAGTACCCTTGGGTTGTGCTGGGCAGGATTCGCACTTGCTTATTTGGCAGGTGTTAATAAAACAGTATTTGATAAGAAATTATTCGGGGTATTTCCATTAAAGAGTCTTGCCCCTGGTCATCCTTTAATGGGTACGCAAGATGATGAGTTTATTTGTCCTCAAAGTAGATTTGCAGGGTTACCTGATCTTGAAATGGAAGAAGCTCAAAAAGAAGGGAAATTAAATTTGCTCGCATATGGCAAGGATGTTGGTTACACAATATTTGAAACAAAAGATCAAAAACAACTCATGCACTTAGGTCATCCTGAATATACAGTGCATAGAATAATTAGCGAAATTAACAGAGATAAAGAAAAGGGAGATGTACCTCCTCCTGAGAATTTTGATATTAATTCTTCAAATACATCTTGGAGATCCCATCGGAATCTCCTTTTCCAGCAATGGCTATGGTTTTGTTATCAGCAAGTTAGTCTCAGTTGA
- the stpA gene encoding glucosylglycerol 3-phosphatase: MENINLDFEEIIINSKNILFIQDIDGVCIPLVKDPMTRKLESKFIFAVKNLEKEFYVLTCGEHEGPRGVNRIVERSLIGIDQPKEKGLYLRGLAACGVEYQDNNGNISFEGVSKEEVDFLAKVPDLMRPSFEQIVKKIFPNLVQEEINSHASKSICKTRFSPTINFNSLFDLVKDDSEKRKIIQKSFEDMMNEIIYKAKTQGLENSFFLHISPNLGSKNGNEIIKLSSKNDIGSTDIQLLIKGAVKDSGVLFLLNKFIYDSTGIAPFGRNFNFKDSPKSLIEKVNFCKKHIKPEDMPTIIGIGDTVTSQKIPNNGYSRGGSDRSFLEFIQLLGQEFESNNKIIFVDSSSGEVYRPSTKISGLKGISDDDDNLKFDMIFQNGPKEYLDWFIKFAKNRSKLKTNI; the protein is encoded by the coding sequence ATGGAAAACATTAATTTAGATTTTGAAGAAATAATAATTAATTCTAAAAATATCTTATTTATTCAAGATATAGATGGAGTATGTATTCCATTGGTAAAAGACCCAATGACTAGAAAACTGGAATCGAAATTCATATTTGCCGTTAAAAATTTAGAAAAAGAATTTTATGTTTTAACGTGCGGAGAACATGAAGGTCCAAGAGGGGTTAACAGAATAGTTGAAAGGAGCTTAATAGGTATTGATCAGCCAAAAGAAAAAGGCCTTTATTTAAGAGGTTTAGCTGCATGCGGGGTGGAATATCAAGATAATAATGGGAATATAAGTTTTGAGGGAGTATCAAAAGAAGAGGTCGATTTCTTAGCCAAAGTTCCAGACTTAATGAGGCCTAGCTTTGAACAAATAGTAAAGAAAATTTTTCCTAATCTCGTTCAAGAAGAAATAAATTCTCATGCTTCAAAATCAATATGTAAAACAAGGTTCTCTCCAACAATAAACTTTAATAGCCTTTTCGATTTAGTAAAAGATGATTCTGAAAAAAGAAAAATTATTCAAAAGAGCTTTGAAGATATGATGAATGAAATTATTTACAAAGCCAAAACTCAAGGACTTGAAAACTCATTTTTTCTTCACATATCTCCAAATCTAGGGAGCAAAAATGGAAATGAAATAATAAAACTTTCTAGTAAAAATGATATTGGATCAACTGACATACAGTTACTTATTAAAGGTGCAGTCAAAGACTCTGGGGTTCTCTTTTTATTAAATAAATTTATTTATGATTCTACTGGCATAGCTCCATTTGGTAGAAACTTTAATTTTAAAGACTCTCCTAAATCGTTAATAGAAAAAGTGAATTTCTGCAAAAAACATATTAAACCCGAAGATATGCCAACAATTATTGGGATTGGTGACACAGTTACATCCCAAAAAATTCCAAATAATGGTTACTCAAGAGGTGGAAGTGATCGATCTTTCTTAGAATTTATACAATTACTAGGACAAGAGTTTGAGAGTAATAATAAAATAATTTTCGTTGATAGTAGTTCAGGAGAAGTTTATAGACCTTCTACAAAAATATCTGGTCTAAAAGGAATAAGTGATGATGATGACAACTTAAAGTTCGATATGATTTTTCAGAATGGTCCTAAGGAATATTTAGATTGGTTTATTAAATTTGCAAAAAATAGATCAAAATTAAAAACTAATATTTAA
- a CDS encoding Fur family transcriptional regulator, which yields MSFSSQYQVITSPLGDGLHKDGKRLTPQRLKVLNLFENIGAGNHLSAEEVHAKLIKSSSKVSLATIYRTLRLLVQMGLLHELEISEGGHRYELLSNETADHHHLICIRCGRTEEFESDEVLKAGKVAAKVNGFTLIESSLNVRAICPNCI from the coding sequence TTGTCCTTTTCTTCTCAATATCAAGTTATTACATCTCCTTTAGGAGATGGCTTGCATAAAGATGGTAAGAGATTAACTCCCCAAAGACTTAAAGTTTTAAATTTATTTGAGAATATTGGAGCAGGTAATCATTTAAGTGCGGAAGAAGTTCATGCAAAATTAATTAAATCTAGTTCCAAAGTTTCCCTCGCAACAATATATAGAACTTTGAGACTTCTCGTTCAGATGGGGTTGTTACATGAATTGGAGATTAGTGAAGGCGGTCATCGATATGAATTATTAAGTAATGAAACAGCAGATCATCATCACTTGATTTGTATTAGATGTGGAAGAACTGAAGAATTTGAAAGTGATGAAGTATTGAAGGCCGGAAAAGTCGCCGCTAAAGTTAATGGTTTTACACTTATTGAATCTTCTTTAAATGTTAGAGCTATATGTCCTAATTGTATTTAG
- the crtL gene encoding lycopene beta cyclase, with the protein MPSKRLPDVLVLGAGPAGMAIASALGKEKLEVEVLSPNGPDEPWPNTYGIWGKEVDQLGLQDLLEYRWKNTVSFFGHGSLEEHHYENKATEHSLDYGLFDKKKLHRYWLNECNKSLIKWHEGFAEKITFQKHKSTVITSNGKTYSARLVVDATGYDPVFLKLKSCGPLAVQTCYGIVGSFSKPPLKKGQFVLMDYRNDHLNEEQKKEPPTFLYAMDMGNGKYFLEETSLGLVNPLTMEDLKERLEKRLSYRNISITSMQHEELGLFLPMNMPIPDFKQQVLGYGGAASMVHPASGYLIGNVLRRAPLVAKAISTAMNDKKLSTYHIARKGWESLWPKELIRKKSIYQFGLEKLMRFDEKLLREFFGSFFKLPKTQWYGFLTDTLSLREIVYAMCIMFIRAPWSVKKGLMIMHGKELRMLLRIVLPNI; encoded by the coding sequence ATGCCTTCTAAAAGATTGCCCGATGTATTAGTTTTAGGAGCAGGACCTGCGGGGATGGCGATTGCCTCAGCTTTAGGGAAAGAAAAATTAGAGGTAGAGGTTCTTTCCCCTAATGGTCCTGACGAGCCTTGGCCAAATACCTATGGGATTTGGGGAAAGGAAGTAGATCAACTTGGTCTTCAGGATTTACTTGAATATAGGTGGAAAAATACTGTTAGTTTTTTTGGGCATGGTTCTCTTGAAGAACATCACTATGAGAATAAAGCAACTGAGCATTCTTTAGATTATGGATTATTTGACAAGAAGAAATTACATCGTTACTGGTTAAATGAATGTAATAAGTCTCTAATTAAATGGCATGAGGGTTTTGCAGAGAAGATAACCTTTCAGAAACATAAAAGTACTGTTATAACAAGTAATGGCAAAACCTACTCAGCAAGATTAGTTGTAGATGCAACAGGTTATGATCCTGTATTTCTTAAATTAAAATCATGTGGACCATTAGCAGTCCAGACTTGTTACGGGATAGTAGGAAGTTTTAGTAAGCCTCCACTTAAAAAAGGGCAATTTGTCTTAATGGATTATCGTAATGATCATTTAAATGAGGAACAAAAAAAAGAACCACCTACTTTTCTTTATGCAATGGATATGGGGAATGGAAAGTATTTTCTTGAAGAGACTTCGCTTGGATTAGTAAATCCTTTAACGATGGAGGATTTAAAAGAAAGGTTAGAAAAAAGACTTTCTTACAGAAACATCTCAATTACTAGCATGCAACATGAAGAACTTGGTTTATTTTTACCCATGAATATGCCTATCCCAGATTTTAAACAACAAGTATTGGGGTACGGTGGAGCAGCTTCAATGGTTCACCCAGCATCAGGATATCTAATTGGTAATGTTTTAAGGAGAGCTCCACTAGTGGCAAAAGCTATATCAACTGCAATGAATGATAAGAAATTAAGTACTTATCATATTGCCAGAAAAGGCTGGGAGAGTTTATGGCCTAAAGAATTAATAAGAAAGAAATCAATCTACCAATTTGGTTTGGAAAAACTTATGAGATTCGATGAAAAACTATTAAGAGAATTTTTTGGTAGTTTCTTTAAATTACCTAAAACTCAATGGTATGGATTTCTAACTGATACATTATCCTTAAGGGAAATCGTGTATGCAATGTGCATAATGTTTATAAGGGCCCCTTGGAGTGTAAAAAAAGGGTTAATGATTATGCATGGTAAAGAACTAAGAATGTTATTGAGGATAGTTTTACCAAATATATAA
- a CDS encoding mechanosensitive ion channel family protein yields the protein MKLFTENLFFAISIFFIGIILSIIISKISKIIFKRISKRTKTNFDDFIFETLTGIIKPIGFLLSAYFAIDYFFIDEITFISVLLNIQKLFILIIIIKALNKVLIRSLTESTAKIDDSSISSMISSLTPLIKAFTWTIGSIFFLQNIGVQMTAIWALLSAGGIGAGLALKDPVQEFFEYITILLDKPFQKGEFIKSDSVLGMVERVGVRSSRIRSINGEVIVMSNSALTNGIISNYAQMKKRRLVHKLGVVYETSPSLMKMIPKIIKKIIEETKDASFDRCHFTDFGDFSLNFELVYYIPTNNYLAAMEAQQSINLRIIEEFSLNKIEFAFPTQTLNIERNESK from the coding sequence ATGAAATTATTTACGGAAAACTTGTTTTTTGCAATTTCTATATTTTTTATTGGAATAATATTATCAATAATAATATCTAAAATTTCAAAGATTATTTTTAAAAGGATTTCTAAAAGAACAAAAACAAATTTTGATGATTTTATTTTTGAAACACTTACTGGAATTATAAAACCAATAGGTTTTCTTCTCTCAGCCTATTTCGCAATTGATTATTTTTTCATTGATGAAATAACTTTTATATCTGTACTATTAAATATTCAAAAATTATTTATATTAATAATTATCATTAAAGCTTTAAATAAAGTATTAATAAGATCGCTAACAGAATCTACAGCAAAAATTGATGACTCTTCGATTAGTTCAATGATCTCATCATTAACACCTTTAATTAAGGCTTTTACTTGGACCATAGGTTCAATATTTTTCTTACAAAATATAGGAGTACAAATGACCGCAATTTGGGCTTTGCTTAGCGCAGGTGGAATCGGGGCAGGTTTAGCATTAAAAGATCCAGTGCAAGAATTTTTTGAATACATTACAATTTTACTTGATAAACCTTTTCAAAAAGGCGAATTTATAAAGTCAGATAGCGTATTAGGAATGGTAGAAAGAGTAGGGGTAAGATCTTCAAGAATAAGAAGTATTAACGGAGAAGTAATAGTTATGAGTAATAGTGCATTAACTAATGGGATCATTTCAAATTATGCTCAGATGAAGAAAAGGAGACTAGTCCATAAATTAGGAGTTGTTTATGAAACTTCTCCATCCCTGATGAAAATGATTCCAAAAATAATAAAAAAAATCATTGAAGAAACTAAAGATGCTTCTTTTGATAGATGTCACTTTACAGATTTTGGAGACTTCAGTCTTAATTTTGAACTAGTTTATTACATCCCAACCAATAATTATTTAGCTGCTATGGAAGCACAACAAAGTATCAACTTAAGAATTATTGAAGAATTTTCTTTAAATAAAATAGAATTTGCATTCCCAACTCAAACATTAAATATTGAAAGAAACGAATCCAAATGA
- a CDS encoding O-acetylhomoserine aminocarboxypropyltransferase/cysteine synthase family protein: MSNQKFETLQLHAGQEPDPTTNSRAVPIYQTSSYVFDNAEHGANLFGLKEFGNIYTRLMNPTTDVFEKRMAALEGGMAALATSSGQAAQFLAIVNCMKAGDNFVSTSFLYGGTYNQFKVQFPRLGIEVKFAEGDSIDSFKDKIDDKTKAIYVESMGNPRFNIPDFEGLSNLAKENGIPLIVDNTLGAGGALIKPIDFGADIVVESATKWIGGHGTSIGGVIVDAGTFDWGNGKFPLMSEPSDAYHGLVHWDAFGFGSDICKSLGVPDNRNIAFALRARLECLRDWGPAQSPFNSFLLLQGLETLSLRIERQTSNALELAKWLDSNPQVTSVNFPGLESDPYYSRAKKYTTGRGMGCMLMFSLNGGYENAVKFIDSLELASHLANVGDSKTLVIHPASTTHQQLSEEEQLSAGVTPTMVRVSVGIEHIDDIKADFEQALSKIS, encoded by the coding sequence TTGAGTAACCAAAAGTTCGAGACTCTTCAGTTACATGCAGGACAAGAGCCTGATCCAACTACTAACTCTAGAGCTGTCCCTATTTATCAGACAAGTTCTTATGTTTTTGATAACGCTGAGCATGGAGCAAATCTTTTTGGATTAAAAGAATTTGGAAATATCTATACAAGACTCATGAACCCTACGACTGATGTCTTTGAAAAGAGGATGGCAGCTTTAGAAGGGGGTATGGCTGCATTAGCAACTTCATCAGGTCAAGCTGCTCAATTTCTGGCAATAGTAAATTGTATGAAAGCAGGAGACAATTTTGTCTCAACATCCTTCTTATATGGAGGAACTTATAATCAATTTAAAGTTCAATTTCCTAGATTAGGAATAGAAGTTAAATTTGCTGAAGGAGATAGCATTGATAGTTTTAAAGACAAAATAGATGATAAAACTAAAGCAATCTATGTTGAATCAATGGGAAATCCTAGATTCAACATCCCAGATTTTGAGGGTCTTTCTAATTTAGCTAAGGAAAATGGAATTCCTTTAATTGTTGACAATACTCTTGGGGCGGGAGGAGCTCTAATTAAACCAATTGATTTTGGTGCCGATATTGTTGTAGAAAGTGCAACTAAATGGATAGGAGGGCATGGAACTAGTATTGGTGGAGTAATTGTTGATGCAGGAACTTTTGATTGGGGAAACGGAAAATTCCCACTTATGAGTGAACCAAGTGATGCGTATCACGGTTTAGTACATTGGGATGCGTTTGGATTTGGGAGTGATATATGTAAATCTTTAGGTGTCCCTGATAATAGGAATATAGCCTTTGCTTTAAGAGCTAGGTTGGAGTGTCTAAGAGATTGGGGCCCAGCGCAAAGTCCTTTTAATTCTTTTTTATTATTACAAGGTTTAGAAACCTTAAGTTTGAGAATAGAAAGACAAACTTCTAACGCTCTTGAGTTAGCAAAATGGTTAGATTCTAATCCTCAAGTTACAAGTGTTAATTTTCCTGGTTTAGAATCTGATCCTTATTACTCAAGAGCTAAAAAATATACTACTGGCAGAGGTATGGGATGTATGCTTATGTTCTCTTTAAATGGCGGATATGAAAATGCGGTTAAATTTATTGATTCTTTGGAATTAGCTAGTCATCTTGCTAATGTGGGAGACTCCAAAACTTTAGTTATTCACCCTGCTTCCACAACACACCAGCAATTATCTGAGGAAGAACAATTATCAGCAGGCGTTACTCCAACAATGGTAAGAGTATCTGTTGGGATAGAGCATATTGATGATATAAAAGCAGATTTTGAGCAGGCACTTTCAAAAATTTCTTAA